From a single Mobula birostris isolate sMobBir1 chromosome 13, sMobBir1.hap1, whole genome shotgun sequence genomic region:
- the LOC140207656 gene encoding NACHT, LRR and PYD domains-containing protein 3-like, which translates to MEDVQQKHKETLRAQTETLRVNTILMTEKVNVFQLVDQYAELTVISTIRDRRLVEHELLVRGRDHEEWRKQHLRRELEKLRTDQLFQSSFSQSKCKSGSSAALAGVPGIGKTTMVQKIVYDWATGKIYQQFQFVFSFKFRDLNSINCRINLRELILDQYPYFGNFLREVWKNPEGLLFIFDGLDEFKHKLEFADSRRDTEPQHKCPDPEWWCEVSDIVYSLIQHKLLPGCSVLVTTRPTVLHLLEKAEINVWAEILGFVDEERKGYFIRHFEDKTVAEAVFKHVEENEILYTMSYNPSYCWILALALGPFFAKRDRDPQRVPKTITQLYSYYIYNILKNDGREIENPRDVLLKVGQMAFRGVFDKKIVFTNGDLINYNLKPSQFLSGFLMELLEREDSPRCVVYTFPHLTIQEFVAALAQFLNPHPGDILKFLTEAHNTTDGRFEVFLRFVAGLSSPMTARGLEEFLGPFPRQTTCRVIDWVKEEVKCQSGNTRSEAGKRSLLNTLHYLFESQNRGLAQAALESVEALSFSRMTLTPIDCAVLSHVIGLCDTIKHIDLVGCHIQCEGIQRLVPGLHKCQELGLGMNKLGDSGVKLLSAALRNRECKIQTLWLSNVGLTDSGTKHLASALSTNPSLTKLNLNENELGDSGVKLVSEALTNSECKMQKLWLYKVGLTDAGVDDLVSALSATQSLAELDLGSNSLTDQSVPALRRLILALPSLERIWLWDNQISWTGEEELKSLQELRSGLSLIL; encoded by the exons atggaagatgttcaacagaaacacaaggagactctgcgggcacaaaccgaaacactgagagtgaacacgatcctgatgacgGAGAAGGTGAatgttttccagctggttgatcaatacgctgagctcacggtcatcTCTACTATTCGtgatcggagactggtggaacacGAGCTGCTGGtgagaggcagagaccacgaggagtggagaaAACAACATCTCCGCAGAGAGCTGGAAAAACTCCGGACTGATCAGTTgttccagagcagcttttcccAAAGTAAATGCAAATCTGGAAGTTCGGCAGCATTGGCTGGAGTCCCGgggatcgggaaaacaacaatggtgcaaaagattgtttatgattgggccacggggaaaatataccaacaattccagtttgtcttcagtttcaaattcagggatttaaactccattaactgcagaataaacctgagggaactgattttggatcagtatccttactttgggaattTCCTGAGAGAGGTTTGGAAaaacccagagggattgctgtttatattcgatggcTTGGATGAATTCAAACATAAACTCGAATTTGCTGACAGTCGGAGAGATACAGAACCTCAGCACAAGTGCCCAGATCCCGAGTGGTGGTGTGAAGTGTcggatattgtgtacagtttaatccagcacaagctgctGCCAGGGTGCTCAGTACTGGTGACCACCCGCCCCACTGTGTTACATTTATTAGAAAAGGCAGAAATCAatgtctgggctgaaatcctgggatttgtcgATGAAGAACGGAAGGGATATTTcatcaggcattttgaagatAAGACGGTAGcagaagctgttttcaaacacgtggaggagaacgagatcctgtacaccatgagctacaacccctcctactgctggatcctcgctctggcactgggaCCCTTCTTCGCAAAAAGAGACAGGGACCCacagcgagttcccaagaccataACCCAACTctattcctactatatttacaatatcctgaaaaacgacggccgtgagattgagaacccccgtgaCGTGTTACTCaaggttggtcagatggccttcagaggtgTGTTTGACAAGAAGATTGTATTTACAAATGGAGATTTAATCAACTACAATCTGAAACCTTCCCAGTTCTTGTCtgggttcctgatggagcttttggagagagaggattctccCCGATGTGtagtgtacacattcccacacctcaccatccaggagtTTGTAGCGGCACTCGCACAGttcctgaatccacatcccggggatatcctgaaattcctcactgaagcccacaacACAACAGATGGCCGATTTGAGGTgtttctccgttttgttgctggcctctcctctccaatgacagctcggggcctggaggagtttctgggaCCATTTCCCCGtcaaacaacctgccgggtgattgactgggtgaaggaggaggttaaatgccagagtggaaacacgaggagtgaagctggtaaaaggagcctcctgaacacactgcactacctgtttgagtctcagaatcgtggcCTGGCTCAGGCCGCACTGGAATCTGTGGAAGCACTTTCATTCAGTAGAATGACACTGACCCCAATTGACTGTGCGGTGctgtctcatgtcatcggactctgtgatacaataaaacatatcGACCTAGTTGGctgccacattcagtgtgaaggaatccagcggctggtacctgggctgcacaagtgccaggAGTTGGG acttgggatgaataaactgggagattcaggagtgaaactgctgTCTGCAGCTCTGAGGAATcgagagtgtaaaatacagacactATG GCTGAGcaatgtcggtctcacagattctggtacCAAGCATCTTGCCTCCGCTCTCAGCACAAACCCTTCACTGACGAAGCTGAACCTGAATGAAAATGAACTAGGAGATTCAGgggtgaaactggtgtctgaggCTCTGACGAACTCGGAGTGtaaaatgcagaaactgtg gttgTACAAGGTCGGTCTCACTGATGCTGGTGTCGatgatctcgtctccgctctcagtgcAACCCAATCACTGGCAGAGCTGGATCTGGGATCAAACTCGCTCACAGACCAATCTGTCCCCGCTCTTCGCCGCCTCATACTGGCCCTCCCGAGTCTGGAGCGGATCTG GCTGTGGGACAATCAGATCAGTTGGACCGGGGAAGAGGAACTGAAGtctctgcaggaactcagatCCGGACTGAGTCTGATACtgtga